Proteins encoded by one window of Sus scrofa isolate TJ Tabasco breed Duroc chromosome 12, Sscrofa11.1, whole genome shotgun sequence:
- the NBR1 gene encoding next to BRCA1 gene 1 protein isoform X4: MEPQVTLNVTFKNETQSFLVSDPENTTWADVEAMVKVSFDLNTIQIKYLDEENEEVSINSQGEYEEALKMAVKQGNQLQMQVHEGYSVVDDAPPRVGAEKRPVVRTGKKPLAHYSSLVRILGSDMKTQEEPIAQQFPPAPCDGDQPQDKPPDWFTSYLETFREQVVKETVEKLEQTLHEKLVLQNPSSGSCPSEVSMPISEETLSLPENQFSWHIACSGCQRSIVGVRYQCSLCPSYNICEDCESGPYAHDSNHVLLKLRRPVVGSSEPFSHSPFSTPRLPAALEQARLQKQVDKNFLKAEKQRLRAEKKQRKAEVKELKKQLKLHRKIHLWNSIHGLQSPKSPLGRPESLLQSNTLMLPLQPCAPVMPTLSAAFVDENLPDGTHLQPGTKFIKHWRMKNTGNVKWSTDTKLKFMWGNLTLASAEKKDVLVPCLKAGHVGVVSVEFIAPALEGTYTSHWRLSHKGQQFGPRVWCSIIVDPFPSTESLNDVEKGMISSSKADSLTCQQEEAFLLAKEEIQPGETAERTEGTGTCIPQKAKNVASERGLYIPSVDLLTAQDLLSFELLDINIVQELERVPHNTPVDMTPCMSPLPHDSPLIEKPGLGQIQEESEGAGFKALPDSTVSVKKKAENISSVEEADDDLSGTQFVCETVIRSLTLDAAPDHKPPCRQKSPHMKFASPEEGPLGDEREEIVHIAEEEAVAEEENDELKDEVQSQSSASSEDYIIILPECFDTSRPLGDSMYSSALSQPGLERGAEGEPGVEAGQEPVEAGKRPPGGENQPQGHSINDILTTSQTLDTVPLTPEVVGPPPQLPRIPPCAQPHGSPGVELPVSIPEVSSVSDQIRGELRGSSGLVNSRQKSYDHSRHHHHGNSIAGGLMKGALSVAASAYKALFAGPPVTAQPIVSEDQTAALMAHLFEMGFCDRQLNLRLLKKHNYNILQVVTELLQVNNNDWYSHRY; encoded by the exons gtaTCCATCAACAGTCAAG gaGAGTATGAAGAAGCCCTTAAG ATGGCAGTTAAGCAGGGAAACCAGCTGCAGATGCAAGTCCACGAAGGCTACTCTGTTGTTGACGACGCCCCACCCCGAGTTGGAGCAGAAAAACGACCAGTTGTAAGGACAGGGAAGAAGCCACTTGCACATTATTCTTCACTGGTGAGAATCTTGGGATCAGACATGAAGACCCAAGAGGAGCCTATAGCACAG CAGTTTCCACCTGCTCCATGTGATGGAGACCAGCCTCAAGACAAGCCCCCGGACTGGTTCACAAGCTACCTAGAGACA TTCAGAGAGCAAGTGGTAAAAGAAACTGTTGAGAAGCTTGAACAGACTTTACATGAGAAGCTTGTCCTCCAGAATCCATCCTCGGGTTCCTGTCCCTCAGAAGTCTCAATGCCTATTTCAGAGGAAACATTGTCTTTGCCAGAAAACCAGTTCAGCTGGCACATTGCTTGCAGCGGTTGCCAAAGGAGTATCGTTGGAGTGCGCTACCAGTGCAG cCTCTGCCCATCCTACAATATCTGTGAAGATTGTGAATCGGGGCCATATGCCCATGACTCCAACCATGTCCTGCTGAAGCTGAGGAGACCTGTTGTGGGTTCCTCTGAACCCTTCTCTCACTCACCATTCTCTACCCCTCGTCTTCCTGCTGCTCTGGAACAAGCCAG GCTCCAGAAGCAGGTTGACAAGAACTTTCTTAAGGCAGAAAAGCAAAGGTTGCGAGCTGAGAAGAAGCAGCGTAAAGCAGAGGTCAAGGAACTTAAAAAGCAGCTTAAACTCCACAGGAAGATTCATCTGTGGAATTCGATCCACGGGCTCCAGAGCCCCAAGTCTCCTTTAGGCCGACCTGAGAGCCTGCTGCAGTCTAACACCCTGAT GCTCCCTTTGCAGCCCTGTGCCCCAGTTATGCCAACCCTCAGTGCAGCATTTGTGGATGAGAATTTGCCTGATGGGACTCACCTTCAGCCAGGAACCAAGTTCATCAAGCACTGGAGGATGAAAAATACAGGAAATGTAAAGTGGAGTACAGACACAAAG CTTAAGTTCATGTGGGGAAACCTGACTTTGGCTTCTGCAGAAAAGAAGGATGTTTTGGTTCCCTGCCTCAAGGCCGGCCATGTGGGAGTTGTTTCTGTGGAGTTCATTGCCCCAGCCTTGGAGGGAACATACACTTCCCACTGGCGTCTTTCTCACAAAGGCCAGCAGTTTGGGCCTCGGGTCTGGTGCAGTATCATAGTGGATCCTTTCCCCTCCACAGAGAGCCTTAATGACGTTGAAAAGGGCATGATCAGCTCAAGCAAAGCTGATAGTCTCACCTGTCAGCAAGAG GAAGCTTTTCTTCtggccaaagaagaaatccaGCCTGGTGAAACAGCTGAGCGGACAGAAGGAACAGGAACCTGCATCCCACAGAAGGCAAAAAATGTTGCCAGCGAGAGGGGGCTCTACATCCCATCCGTGGACCTTCTGACTGCCCAG GACCTGCTGTCCTTTGAGCTGTTGGATATAAACATTGTCCAAGAGTTGGAGAGAGTGCCCCACAACACACCTGTTG ATATGACTCCCTGCATGTCTCCTCTGCCACATGACAGTCCTTTAATAGAGAAGCCAGGCTTGGGGCAGATACAGGAAGAGAGTGAAGGGGCGGGATTTAAAGCACTTCCTG ACTCCACGGTGTCAGTGAAGAAGAAGGctgaaaacatttcttcagtGGAGGAAGCGGATGACGACCTGAGTGGGACCCAGTTCGTGTGCGAGACAGTAATCCGGTCCCTTACCTTGGATGCTGCTCCAGATCACAAACCACCTTGTAGACAGAAGTCCCCGCACA TGAAATTTGCCTCACCAGAAGAGGGACCACTTGGAGACGAGAGGGAAGAGATCGTCCATATTGCTGAGGAAGAAGCTGTTGCGGAGGAGGAAAATGATGAGCTTAAAGATGAAGTTCAGAGTCAGTCCTCTGCTTCCTCGGAGGATTACATCATCATTCTGCCTGAGTGCTTTGACACGAGCCGCCCCCTGGGGGACTCCATGTACAGTTCTGCACTCTCACAGCCAGGCCTGGAGCGAGGGGCTGAAGGCGAGCCTGGGGTTGAGGCTGGGCAGGAGCCAGTCGAGGCTGGGAAAAGACCCCCTGGAGGGGAGAACCAACCCCAGGGGCACAGCATCAATGACATCCTTACAACCTCACAGACTCTGGACACAGTGCCCCTAACCCCAGAAGTGGTagggcctccaccacagctacccAG GATTCCTCCCTGtgcacagcctcatggttccccaGGAGTGGAGTTACCTGTCAGCATACCAGAAGTTTCTTCAGTCTCTGACCAGATCAGAGGAG AGCTCAGAGGCTCATCAGGACTTGTAAACAGCAGACAGAAGAGCTATGACCACTCAAG GCACCACCACCATGGGAACAGCATTGCTGGAGGACTGATGAAGGGGGCTTTGTCTGTTGCTGCCTCCGCATACAAGGCCTTGTTTGCTGGGCCACCAGTCACTGCACAG CCAATAGTTTCTGAAGATCAGACAGCAGCCCTGATGGCCCATCTCTTTGAAATGGGATTCTGTGACAGGCAGCTGAACCTAAGGCTGCTGAAGAAACACAACTACAACATCCTACAGGTTGTGACAGAACTCCTTCAGGTCAACAACAACGACTGGTACAGCCACCGCTACTGA
- the NBR1 gene encoding next to BRCA1 gene 1 protein isoform X2 produces MEPQVTLNVTFKNETQSFLVSDPENTTWADVEAMVKVSFDLNTIQIKYLDEENEEVSINSQGEYEEALKMAVKQGNQLQMQVHEGYSVVDDAPPRVGAEKRPVVRTGKKPLAHYSSLVRILGSDMKTQEEPIAQQFPPAPCDGDQPQDKPPDWFTSYLETFREQVVKETVEKLEQTLHEKLVLQNPSSGSCPSEVSMPISEETLSLPENQFSWHIACSGCQRSIVGVRYQCSLCPSYNICEDCESGPYAHDSNHVLLKLRRPVVGSSEPFSHSPFSTPRLPAALEQARLQKQVDKNFLKAEKQRLRAEKKQRKAEVKELKKQLKLHRKIHLWNSIHGLQSPKSPLGRPESLLQSNTLMLPLQPCAPVMPTLSAAFVDENLPDGTHLQPGTKFIKHWRMKNTGNVKWSTDTKLKFMWGNLTLASAEKKDVLVPCLKAGHVGVVSVEFIAPALEGTYTSHWRLSHKGQQFGPRVWCSIIVDPFPSTESLNDVEKGMISSSKADSLTCQQEEAFLLAKEEIQPGETAERTEGTGTCIPQKAKNVASERGLYIPSVDLLTAQDLLSFELLDINIVQELERVPHNTPVDMTPCMSPLPHDSPLIEKPGLGQIQEESEGAGFKALPDSTVSVKKKAENISSVEEADDDLSGTQFVCETVIRSLTLDAAPDHKPPCRQKSPHRAEFQLHTTEEQQAFVLPGFCSKESSLKFASPEEGPLGDEREEIVHIAEEEAVAEEENDELKDEVQSQSSASSEDYIIILPECFDTSRPLGDSMYSSALSQPGLERGAEGEPGVEAGQEPVEAGKRPPGGENQPQGHSINDILTTSQTLDTVPLTPEVVGPPPQLPRIPPCAQPHGSPGVELPVSIPEVSSVSDQIRGELRGSSGLVNSRQKSYDHSRHHHHGNSIAGGLMKGALSVAASAYKALFAGPPVTAQPIVSEDQTAALMAHLFEMGFCDRQLNLRLLKKHNYNILQVVTELLQVNNNDWYSHRY; encoded by the exons gtaTCCATCAACAGTCAAG gaGAGTATGAAGAAGCCCTTAAG ATGGCAGTTAAGCAGGGAAACCAGCTGCAGATGCAAGTCCACGAAGGCTACTCTGTTGTTGACGACGCCCCACCCCGAGTTGGAGCAGAAAAACGACCAGTTGTAAGGACAGGGAAGAAGCCACTTGCACATTATTCTTCACTGGTGAGAATCTTGGGATCAGACATGAAGACCCAAGAGGAGCCTATAGCACAG CAGTTTCCACCTGCTCCATGTGATGGAGACCAGCCTCAAGACAAGCCCCCGGACTGGTTCACAAGCTACCTAGAGACA TTCAGAGAGCAAGTGGTAAAAGAAACTGTTGAGAAGCTTGAACAGACTTTACATGAGAAGCTTGTCCTCCAGAATCCATCCTCGGGTTCCTGTCCCTCAGAAGTCTCAATGCCTATTTCAGAGGAAACATTGTCTTTGCCAGAAAACCAGTTCAGCTGGCACATTGCTTGCAGCGGTTGCCAAAGGAGTATCGTTGGAGTGCGCTACCAGTGCAG cCTCTGCCCATCCTACAATATCTGTGAAGATTGTGAATCGGGGCCATATGCCCATGACTCCAACCATGTCCTGCTGAAGCTGAGGAGACCTGTTGTGGGTTCCTCTGAACCCTTCTCTCACTCACCATTCTCTACCCCTCGTCTTCCTGCTGCTCTGGAACAAGCCAG GCTCCAGAAGCAGGTTGACAAGAACTTTCTTAAGGCAGAAAAGCAAAGGTTGCGAGCTGAGAAGAAGCAGCGTAAAGCAGAGGTCAAGGAACTTAAAAAGCAGCTTAAACTCCACAGGAAGATTCATCTGTGGAATTCGATCCACGGGCTCCAGAGCCCCAAGTCTCCTTTAGGCCGACCTGAGAGCCTGCTGCAGTCTAACACCCTGAT GCTCCCTTTGCAGCCCTGTGCCCCAGTTATGCCAACCCTCAGTGCAGCATTTGTGGATGAGAATTTGCCTGATGGGACTCACCTTCAGCCAGGAACCAAGTTCATCAAGCACTGGAGGATGAAAAATACAGGAAATGTAAAGTGGAGTACAGACACAAAG CTTAAGTTCATGTGGGGAAACCTGACTTTGGCTTCTGCAGAAAAGAAGGATGTTTTGGTTCCCTGCCTCAAGGCCGGCCATGTGGGAGTTGTTTCTGTGGAGTTCATTGCCCCAGCCTTGGAGGGAACATACACTTCCCACTGGCGTCTTTCTCACAAAGGCCAGCAGTTTGGGCCTCGGGTCTGGTGCAGTATCATAGTGGATCCTTTCCCCTCCACAGAGAGCCTTAATGACGTTGAAAAGGGCATGATCAGCTCAAGCAAAGCTGATAGTCTCACCTGTCAGCAAGAG GAAGCTTTTCTTCtggccaaagaagaaatccaGCCTGGTGAAACAGCTGAGCGGACAGAAGGAACAGGAACCTGCATCCCACAGAAGGCAAAAAATGTTGCCAGCGAGAGGGGGCTCTACATCCCATCCGTGGACCTTCTGACTGCCCAG GACCTGCTGTCCTTTGAGCTGTTGGATATAAACATTGTCCAAGAGTTGGAGAGAGTGCCCCACAACACACCTGTTG ATATGACTCCCTGCATGTCTCCTCTGCCACATGACAGTCCTTTAATAGAGAAGCCAGGCTTGGGGCAGATACAGGAAGAGAGTGAAGGGGCGGGATTTAAAGCACTTCCTG ACTCCACGGTGTCAGTGAAGAAGAAGGctgaaaacatttcttcagtGGAGGAAGCGGATGACGACCTGAGTGGGACCCAGTTCGTGTGCGAGACAGTAATCCGGTCCCTTACCTTGGATGCTGCTCCAGATCACAAACCACCTTGTAGACAGAAGTCCCCGCACA GGGCAGAATTCCAGCTGCACACCACAGAGGAACAGCAGGCATTTGTGCTGCCTGGATTCTGCAGTAAAGAGTCTTCTT TGAAATTTGCCTCACCAGAAGAGGGACCACTTGGAGACGAGAGGGAAGAGATCGTCCATATTGCTGAGGAAGAAGCTGTTGCGGAGGAGGAAAATGATGAGCTTAAAGATGAAGTTCAGAGTCAGTCCTCTGCTTCCTCGGAGGATTACATCATCATTCTGCCTGAGTGCTTTGACACGAGCCGCCCCCTGGGGGACTCCATGTACAGTTCTGCACTCTCACAGCCAGGCCTGGAGCGAGGGGCTGAAGGCGAGCCTGGGGTTGAGGCTGGGCAGGAGCCAGTCGAGGCTGGGAAAAGACCCCCTGGAGGGGAGAACCAACCCCAGGGGCACAGCATCAATGACATCCTTACAACCTCACAGACTCTGGACACAGTGCCCCTAACCCCAGAAGTGGTagggcctccaccacagctacccAG GATTCCTCCCTGtgcacagcctcatggttccccaGGAGTGGAGTTACCTGTCAGCATACCAGAAGTTTCTTCAGTCTCTGACCAGATCAGAGGAG AGCTCAGAGGCTCATCAGGACTTGTAAACAGCAGACAGAAGAGCTATGACCACTCAAG GCACCACCACCATGGGAACAGCATTGCTGGAGGACTGATGAAGGGGGCTTTGTCTGTTGCTGCCTCCGCATACAAGGCCTTGTTTGCTGGGCCACCAGTCACTGCACAG CCAATAGTTTCTGAAGATCAGACAGCAGCCCTGATGGCCCATCTCTTTGAAATGGGATTCTGTGACAGGCAGCTGAACCTAAGGCTGCTGAAGAAACACAACTACAACATCCTACAGGTTGTGACAGAACTCCTTCAGGTCAACAACAACGACTGGTACAGCCACCGCTACTGA
- the NBR1 gene encoding next to BRCA1 gene 1 protein isoform X11, with protein MEPQVTLNVTFKNETQSFLVSDPENTTWADVEAMVKVSFDLNTIQIKYLDEENEEVSINSQGEYEEALKMAVKQGNQLQMQVHEGYSVVDDAPPRVGAEKRPVVRTGKKPLAHYSSLVRILGSDMKTQEEPIAQQFPPAPCDGDQPQDKPPDWFTSYLETFREQVVKETVEKLEQTLHEKLVLQNPSSGSCPSEVSMPISEETLSLPENQFSWHIACSGCQRSIVGVRYQCSLCPSYNICEDCESGPYAHDSNHVLLKLRRPVVGSSEPFSHSPFSTPRLPAALEQARLPLQPCAPVMPTLSAAFVDENLPDGTHLQPGTKFIKHWRMKNTGNVKWSTDTKLKFMWGNLTLASAEKKDVLVPCLKAGHVGVVSVEFIAPALEGTYTSHWRLSHKGQQFGPRVWCSIIVDPFPSTESLNDVEKGMISSSKADSLTCQQEEAFLLAKEEIQPGETAERTEGTGTCIPQKAKNVASERGLYIPSVDLLTAQDLLSFELLDINIVQELERVPHNTPVDMTPCMSPLPHDSPLIEKPGLGQIQEESEGAGFKALPDSTVSVKKKAENISSVEEADDDLSGTQFVCETVIRSLTLDAAPDHKPPCRQKSPHRAEFQLHTTEEQQAFVLPGFCSKESSLKFASPEEGPLGDEREEIVHIAEEEAVAEEENDELKDEVQSQSSASSEDYIIILPECFDTSRPLGDSMYSSALSQPGLERGAEGEPGVEAGQEPVEAGKRPPGGENQPQGHSINDILTTSQTLDTVPLTPEVVGPPPQLPRIPPCAQPHGSPGVELPVSIPEVSSVSDQIRGELRGSSGLVNSRQKSYDHSRHHHHGNSIAGGLMKGALSVAASAYKALFAGPPVTAQPIVSEDQTAALMAHLFEMGFCDRQLNLRLLKKHNYNILQVVTELLQVNNNDWYSHRY; from the exons gtaTCCATCAACAGTCAAG gaGAGTATGAAGAAGCCCTTAAG ATGGCAGTTAAGCAGGGAAACCAGCTGCAGATGCAAGTCCACGAAGGCTACTCTGTTGTTGACGACGCCCCACCCCGAGTTGGAGCAGAAAAACGACCAGTTGTAAGGACAGGGAAGAAGCCACTTGCACATTATTCTTCACTGGTGAGAATCTTGGGATCAGACATGAAGACCCAAGAGGAGCCTATAGCACAG CAGTTTCCACCTGCTCCATGTGATGGAGACCAGCCTCAAGACAAGCCCCCGGACTGGTTCACAAGCTACCTAGAGACA TTCAGAGAGCAAGTGGTAAAAGAAACTGTTGAGAAGCTTGAACAGACTTTACATGAGAAGCTTGTCCTCCAGAATCCATCCTCGGGTTCCTGTCCCTCAGAAGTCTCAATGCCTATTTCAGAGGAAACATTGTCTTTGCCAGAAAACCAGTTCAGCTGGCACATTGCTTGCAGCGGTTGCCAAAGGAGTATCGTTGGAGTGCGCTACCAGTGCAG cCTCTGCCCATCCTACAATATCTGTGAAGATTGTGAATCGGGGCCATATGCCCATGACTCCAACCATGTCCTGCTGAAGCTGAGGAGACCTGTTGTGGGTTCCTCTGAACCCTTCTCTCACTCACCATTCTCTACCCCTCGTCTTCCTGCTGCTCTGGAACAAGCCAG GCTCCCTTTGCAGCCCTGTGCCCCAGTTATGCCAACCCTCAGTGCAGCATTTGTGGATGAGAATTTGCCTGATGGGACTCACCTTCAGCCAGGAACCAAGTTCATCAAGCACTGGAGGATGAAAAATACAGGAAATGTAAAGTGGAGTACAGACACAAAG CTTAAGTTCATGTGGGGAAACCTGACTTTGGCTTCTGCAGAAAAGAAGGATGTTTTGGTTCCCTGCCTCAAGGCCGGCCATGTGGGAGTTGTTTCTGTGGAGTTCATTGCCCCAGCCTTGGAGGGAACATACACTTCCCACTGGCGTCTTTCTCACAAAGGCCAGCAGTTTGGGCCTCGGGTCTGGTGCAGTATCATAGTGGATCCTTTCCCCTCCACAGAGAGCCTTAATGACGTTGAAAAGGGCATGATCAGCTCAAGCAAAGCTGATAGTCTCACCTGTCAGCAAGAG GAAGCTTTTCTTCtggccaaagaagaaatccaGCCTGGTGAAACAGCTGAGCGGACAGAAGGAACAGGAACCTGCATCCCACAGAAGGCAAAAAATGTTGCCAGCGAGAGGGGGCTCTACATCCCATCCGTGGACCTTCTGACTGCCCAG GACCTGCTGTCCTTTGAGCTGTTGGATATAAACATTGTCCAAGAGTTGGAGAGAGTGCCCCACAACACACCTGTTG ATATGACTCCCTGCATGTCTCCTCTGCCACATGACAGTCCTTTAATAGAGAAGCCAGGCTTGGGGCAGATACAGGAAGAGAGTGAAGGGGCGGGATTTAAAGCACTTCCTG ACTCCACGGTGTCAGTGAAGAAGAAGGctgaaaacatttcttcagtGGAGGAAGCGGATGACGACCTGAGTGGGACCCAGTTCGTGTGCGAGACAGTAATCCGGTCCCTTACCTTGGATGCTGCTCCAGATCACAAACCACCTTGTAGACAGAAGTCCCCGCACA GGGCAGAATTCCAGCTGCACACCACAGAGGAACAGCAGGCATTTGTGCTGCCTGGATTCTGCAGTAAAGAGTCTTCTT TGAAATTTGCCTCACCAGAAGAGGGACCACTTGGAGACGAGAGGGAAGAGATCGTCCATATTGCTGAGGAAGAAGCTGTTGCGGAGGAGGAAAATGATGAGCTTAAAGATGAAGTTCAGAGTCAGTCCTCTGCTTCCTCGGAGGATTACATCATCATTCTGCCTGAGTGCTTTGACACGAGCCGCCCCCTGGGGGACTCCATGTACAGTTCTGCACTCTCACAGCCAGGCCTGGAGCGAGGGGCTGAAGGCGAGCCTGGGGTTGAGGCTGGGCAGGAGCCAGTCGAGGCTGGGAAAAGACCCCCTGGAGGGGAGAACCAACCCCAGGGGCACAGCATCAATGACATCCTTACAACCTCACAGACTCTGGACACAGTGCCCCTAACCCCAGAAGTGGTagggcctccaccacagctacccAG GATTCCTCCCTGtgcacagcctcatggttccccaGGAGTGGAGTTACCTGTCAGCATACCAGAAGTTTCTTCAGTCTCTGACCAGATCAGAGGAG AGCTCAGAGGCTCATCAGGACTTGTAAACAGCAGACAGAAGAGCTATGACCACTCAAG GCACCACCACCATGGGAACAGCATTGCTGGAGGACTGATGAAGGGGGCTTTGTCTGTTGCTGCCTCCGCATACAAGGCCTTGTTTGCTGGGCCACCAGTCACTGCACAG CCAATAGTTTCTGAAGATCAGACAGCAGCCCTGATGGCCCATCTCTTTGAAATGGGATTCTGTGACAGGCAGCTGAACCTAAGGCTGCTGAAGAAACACAACTACAACATCCTACAGGTTGTGACAGAACTCCTTCAGGTCAACAACAACGACTGGTACAGCCACCGCTACTGA
- the NBR1 gene encoding next to BRCA1 gene 1 protein isoform X6 yields the protein MEPQVTLNVTFKNETQSFLVSDPENTTWADVEAMVKVSFDLNTIQIKYLDEENEEVSINSQGEYEEALKMAVKQGNQLQMQVHEGYSVVDDAPPRVGAEKRPVVRTGKKPLAHYSSLVRILGSDMKTQEEPIAQQFPPAPCDGDQPQDKPPDWFTSYLETFREQVVKETVEKLEQTLHEKLVLQNPSSGSCPSEVSMPISEETLSLPENQFSWHIACSGCQRSIVGVRYQCSLCPSYNICEDCESGPYAHDSNHVLLKLRRPVVGSSEPFSHSPFSTPRLPAALEQARLQKQVDKNFLKAEKQRLRAEKKQRKAEVKELKKQLKLHRKIHLWNSIHGLQSPKSPLGRPESLLQSNTLMLPLQPCAPVMPTLSAAFVDENLPDGTHLQPGTKFIKHWRMKNTGNVKWSTDTKLKFMWGNLTLASAEKKDVLVPCLKAGHVGVVSVEFIAPALEGTYTSHWRLSHKGQQFGPRVWCSIIVDPFPSTESLNDVEKGMISSSKADSLTCQQEEAFLLAKEEIQPGETAERTEGTGTCIPQKAKNVASERGLYIPSVDLLTAQDLLSFELLDINIVQELERVPHNTPVDSTVSVKKKAENISSVEEADDDLSGTQFVCETVIRSLTLDAAPDHKPPCRQKSPHRAEFQLHTTEEQQAFVLPGFCSKESSLKFASPEEGPLGDEREEIVHIAEEEAVAEEENDELKDEVQSQSSASSEDYIIILPECFDTSRPLGDSMYSSALSQPGLERGAEGEPGVEAGQEPVEAGKRPPGGENQPQGHSINDILTTSQTLDTVPLTPEVVGPPPQLPRIPPCAQPHGSPGVELPVSIPEVSSVSDQIRGELRGSSGLVNSRQKSYDHSRHHHHGNSIAGGLMKGALSVAASAYKALFAGPPVTAQPIVSEDQTAALMAHLFEMGFCDRQLNLRLLKKHNYNILQVVTELLQVNNNDWYSHRY from the exons gtaTCCATCAACAGTCAAG gaGAGTATGAAGAAGCCCTTAAG ATGGCAGTTAAGCAGGGAAACCAGCTGCAGATGCAAGTCCACGAAGGCTACTCTGTTGTTGACGACGCCCCACCCCGAGTTGGAGCAGAAAAACGACCAGTTGTAAGGACAGGGAAGAAGCCACTTGCACATTATTCTTCACTGGTGAGAATCTTGGGATCAGACATGAAGACCCAAGAGGAGCCTATAGCACAG CAGTTTCCACCTGCTCCATGTGATGGAGACCAGCCTCAAGACAAGCCCCCGGACTGGTTCACAAGCTACCTAGAGACA TTCAGAGAGCAAGTGGTAAAAGAAACTGTTGAGAAGCTTGAACAGACTTTACATGAGAAGCTTGTCCTCCAGAATCCATCCTCGGGTTCCTGTCCCTCAGAAGTCTCAATGCCTATTTCAGAGGAAACATTGTCTTTGCCAGAAAACCAGTTCAGCTGGCACATTGCTTGCAGCGGTTGCCAAAGGAGTATCGTTGGAGTGCGCTACCAGTGCAG cCTCTGCCCATCCTACAATATCTGTGAAGATTGTGAATCGGGGCCATATGCCCATGACTCCAACCATGTCCTGCTGAAGCTGAGGAGACCTGTTGTGGGTTCCTCTGAACCCTTCTCTCACTCACCATTCTCTACCCCTCGTCTTCCTGCTGCTCTGGAACAAGCCAG GCTCCAGAAGCAGGTTGACAAGAACTTTCTTAAGGCAGAAAAGCAAAGGTTGCGAGCTGAGAAGAAGCAGCGTAAAGCAGAGGTCAAGGAACTTAAAAAGCAGCTTAAACTCCACAGGAAGATTCATCTGTGGAATTCGATCCACGGGCTCCAGAGCCCCAAGTCTCCTTTAGGCCGACCTGAGAGCCTGCTGCAGTCTAACACCCTGAT GCTCCCTTTGCAGCCCTGTGCCCCAGTTATGCCAACCCTCAGTGCAGCATTTGTGGATGAGAATTTGCCTGATGGGACTCACCTTCAGCCAGGAACCAAGTTCATCAAGCACTGGAGGATGAAAAATACAGGAAATGTAAAGTGGAGTACAGACACAAAG CTTAAGTTCATGTGGGGAAACCTGACTTTGGCTTCTGCAGAAAAGAAGGATGTTTTGGTTCCCTGCCTCAAGGCCGGCCATGTGGGAGTTGTTTCTGTGGAGTTCATTGCCCCAGCCTTGGAGGGAACATACACTTCCCACTGGCGTCTTTCTCACAAAGGCCAGCAGTTTGGGCCTCGGGTCTGGTGCAGTATCATAGTGGATCCTTTCCCCTCCACAGAGAGCCTTAATGACGTTGAAAAGGGCATGATCAGCTCAAGCAAAGCTGATAGTCTCACCTGTCAGCAAGAG GAAGCTTTTCTTCtggccaaagaagaaatccaGCCTGGTGAAACAGCTGAGCGGACAGAAGGAACAGGAACCTGCATCCCACAGAAGGCAAAAAATGTTGCCAGCGAGAGGGGGCTCTACATCCCATCCGTGGACCTTCTGACTGCCCAG GACCTGCTGTCCTTTGAGCTGTTGGATATAAACATTGTCCAAGAGTTGGAGAGAGTGCCCCACAACACACCTGTTG ACTCCACGGTGTCAGTGAAGAAGAAGGctgaaaacatttcttcagtGGAGGAAGCGGATGACGACCTGAGTGGGACCCAGTTCGTGTGCGAGACAGTAATCCGGTCCCTTACCTTGGATGCTGCTCCAGATCACAAACCACCTTGTAGACAGAAGTCCCCGCACA GGGCAGAATTCCAGCTGCACACCACAGAGGAACAGCAGGCATTTGTGCTGCCTGGATTCTGCAGTAAAGAGTCTTCTT TGAAATTTGCCTCACCAGAAGAGGGACCACTTGGAGACGAGAGGGAAGAGATCGTCCATATTGCTGAGGAAGAAGCTGTTGCGGAGGAGGAAAATGATGAGCTTAAAGATGAAGTTCAGAGTCAGTCCTCTGCTTCCTCGGAGGATTACATCATCATTCTGCCTGAGTGCTTTGACACGAGCCGCCCCCTGGGGGACTCCATGTACAGTTCTGCACTCTCACAGCCAGGCCTGGAGCGAGGGGCTGAAGGCGAGCCTGGGGTTGAGGCTGGGCAGGAGCCAGTCGAGGCTGGGAAAAGACCCCCTGGAGGGGAGAACCAACCCCAGGGGCACAGCATCAATGACATCCTTACAACCTCACAGACTCTGGACACAGTGCCCCTAACCCCAGAAGTGGTagggcctccaccacagctacccAG GATTCCTCCCTGtgcacagcctcatggttccccaGGAGTGGAGTTACCTGTCAGCATACCAGAAGTTTCTTCAGTCTCTGACCAGATCAGAGGAG AGCTCAGAGGCTCATCAGGACTTGTAAACAGCAGACAGAAGAGCTATGACCACTCAAG GCACCACCACCATGGGAACAGCATTGCTGGAGGACTGATGAAGGGGGCTTTGTCTGTTGCTGCCTCCGCATACAAGGCCTTGTTTGCTGGGCCACCAGTCACTGCACAG CCAATAGTTTCTGAAGATCAGACAGCAGCCCTGATGGCCCATCTCTTTGAAATGGGATTCTGTGACAGGCAGCTGAACCTAAGGCTGCTGAAGAAACACAACTACAACATCCTACAGGTTGTGACAGAACTCCTTCAGGTCAACAACAACGACTGGTACAGCCACCGCTACTGA